In one window of Hymenobacter nivis DNA:
- a CDS encoding ASCH/PUA domain-containing protein has protein sequence MRIVPSNHIQVSVPDDCQLHELDIWSSCYTAIEAGTKPFDVRLNDRNFRAGDALLLREFDPETGAHSGRIALRWASHVLQGGAFGIEAGWCVLGLAEHPPLPAGISDTRLW, from the coding sequence ATGAGAATTGTTCCTTCGAACCACATCCAAGTCTCGGTTCCCGACGACTGCCAGCTCCACGAGCTGGACATCTGGTCTTCCTGCTACACCGCCATCGAAGCCGGTACCAAACCGTTTGACGTGCGCCTGAACGACCGCAACTTCCGGGCCGGCGACGCCCTGCTGCTGCGCGAGTTCGACCCCGAAACCGGGGCCCACAGCGGGCGCATTGCCCTGCGCTGGGCCAGCCACGTGCTGCAAGGCGGCGCCTTCGGCATTGAGGCCGGCTGGTGCGTGCTGGGCCTGGCCGAGCACCCGCCGCTGCCGGCCGGCATCAGCGACACGCGCCTCTGGTAG
- a CDS encoding DUF2721 domain-containing protein, with the protein MPHPTVCLRDVPGALAARSAMVTPAILVSACGALVLTTSQRLSRSLERVRAVAAALKPLRAAAAGAPPDADEHGYFTQQPGFSARRTRPLQRALASLYGALGIFVGSIVVIGAIEALALTAAWLLVLLALAGSGMFFYASVLLIWESRVALRDVGVETDYLVQHNPPA; encoded by the coding sequence ATGCCGCACCCCACTGTTTGTCTGCGCGACGTGCCCGGGGCCCTCGCGGCGCGCTCGGCGATGGTCACGCCCGCCATCCTGGTATCGGCCTGCGGGGCCCTGGTGCTCACCACCTCGCAGCGCCTGAGCCGCAGCCTGGAGCGGGTGCGGGCCGTGGCCGCCGCCCTGAAGCCCCTGCGCGCCGCCGCCGCCGGGGCCCCGCCCGATGCCGACGAGCACGGCTACTTCACGCAGCAGCCGGGGTTTTCGGCCCGGCGCACCCGGCCCTTGCAGCGGGCCCTGGCCAGCCTTTACGGGGCGCTGGGTATCTTTGTGGGCAGCATCGTGGTCATCGGGGCCATCGAGGCGCTGGCCCTCACGGCGGCCTGGCTGCTGGTGCTGCTGGCCCTGGCCGGTAGTGGAATGTTCTTCTACGCCAGCGTGTTGTTGATCTGGGAATCGCGGGTAGCGCTGCGCGACGTGGGGGTGGAAACGGACTATTTGGTGCAGCACAACCCCCCGGCGTAG
- a CDS encoding type IIL restriction-modification enzyme MmeI — MPLSLSELKDRAIRFAQEWQDSTDERADAQSFWIDFFHVFDVKRRRVASFEVPIKKADGKQGFIDLLWKGTLLVEHKSRGRDLDRAGQQARDYFPGLKDHELPKYILVSDFARFRLYDLDEGTEHEFGLAQLHEHLHLFAFLTGYQKREYRPEDPANIKAAELMGALHDALLDNGYHGHKLEVLQLP; from the coding sequence ATGCCCCTTTCCCTTTCCGAATTAAAAGACCGCGCCATCCGTTTTGCCCAGGAATGGCAGGATTCGACCGATGAGCGGGCCGATGCCCAGTCGTTCTGGATTGACTTTTTCCACGTCTTCGACGTGAAGCGCCGGCGCGTGGCCTCCTTCGAGGTGCCCATCAAGAAGGCCGACGGCAAGCAGGGCTTCATCGACCTGCTCTGGAAGGGCACCCTGCTGGTGGAGCACAAGAGCCGCGGCCGCGACCTCGACCGCGCCGGGCAGCAGGCCCGCGACTACTTCCCCGGCCTGAAGGACCACGAGCTGCCCAAGTACATCCTCGTGAGCGACTTCGCCCGCTTCCGGCTCTACGACCTCGACGAAGGCACGGAGCACGAATTTGGGCTGGCGCAGCTGCACGAGCACCTGCACTTGTTCGCCTTCCTCACCGGGTACCAGAAGCGCGAGTACCGCCCCGAGGACCCCGCCAACATCAAGGCGGCCGAGCTGATGGGGGCCCTGCACGACGCCCTGCTCGACAACGGCTACCACGGCCACAAGCTGGAGGTGCTTCAGCTACCATAG
- a CDS encoding AAA family ATPase produces MIKSVRLVNFFSFGDCTIELEPDLNVLVGVNGSGKSNLLRAFQLLKAGINGRLQEQVAQWGGLNSIHPKNLVRPIIHRQIEVAFTLSVDVIGPWKDGYEDDIVYRIVLLGNANDFTVDEVVERPDGQRYFDSLGGSIFASAIAIVERTGITRRKLGNGKELLVPTLAFEEAFGESSFIRFHLGGLDVYKAFNTIEEAPMRTAVRATGIDKLLPNGDNVFQVLNVTSLKSAPDYDAIEAGLQDVNEQFQRFRMNVYGQGSVEFYLQEKGLDTPIHAAQVSDGTLCYLCLLVALYQPERGRVTVFDEPERNLHPDMLVELGKQLEKASKRRQIILTTHAPGLLNQFPLRAVRVFEKDEYNQTQVRQFTEADFAGWYEEFAPGQMWRDGALGGNRY; encoded by the coding sequence ATGATTAAATCCGTTCGCCTCGTTAATTTCTTCAGTTTCGGCGATTGCACCATTGAATTGGAGCCGGACTTGAATGTGCTGGTCGGTGTTAATGGCAGTGGCAAAAGCAATTTATTACGTGCTTTTCAACTGCTAAAGGCGGGGATAAATGGCCGGCTGCAAGAGCAAGTTGCCCAGTGGGGCGGCCTAAATTCGATACACCCAAAGAATCTGGTTCGACCAATCATTCACCGCCAGATAGAAGTGGCTTTCACATTATCGGTCGATGTCATAGGGCCTTGGAAAGACGGTTACGAAGACGATATCGTTTACCGCATCGTCCTCTTAGGAAACGCTAACGATTTTACGGTGGACGAGGTAGTGGAACGGCCGGACGGACAGCGGTATTTTGATTCCCTCGGTGGCAGCATATTCGCATCGGCAATAGCAATAGTAGAACGCACTGGCATAACCCGTCGTAAACTGGGCAATGGTAAAGAGTTGCTGGTGCCGACGCTAGCTTTTGAAGAAGCGTTCGGAGAGTCATCGTTTATTCGCTTTCACTTGGGCGGCTTAGACGTTTACAAAGCATTCAACACCATTGAAGAGGCTCCTATGCGCACGGCCGTTCGGGCCACGGGCATCGACAAGCTGCTTCCTAACGGAGACAATGTATTCCAGGTACTCAACGTCACAAGCCTTAAATCGGCGCCAGATTACGACGCCATCGAAGCCGGGCTTCAGGACGTAAACGAGCAATTCCAGCGCTTTCGGATGAATGTGTATGGACAAGGCAGCGTGGAATTCTACTTGCAGGAAAAGGGATTGGATACGCCCATCCACGCCGCGCAGGTGTCGGACGGCACGCTGTGCTACCTCTGTCTGCTGGTGGCGCTGTACCAGCCAGAACGAGGCCGTGTCACCGTTTTTGACGAACCCGAACGCAACCTCCACCCGGACATGCTGGTGGAATTGGGGAAACAATTAGAGAAAGCAAGCAAAAGGAGACAAATAATTCTGACCACGCACGCCCCGGGCTTACTTAACCAATTCCCACTACGGGCGGTGCGCGTCTTTGAAAAAGACGAATACAACCAAACGCAGGTGCGGCAATTCACCGAAGCCGATTTTGCAGGATGGTACGAGGAATTTGCGCCGGGCCAAATGTGGCGCGATGGGGCCCTGGGCGGTAACCGCTATTAA
- a CDS encoding DUF4276 family protein: protein MAKCVLFVEGSQNTNNGDLRNGFGKLLAQAGRPMPQIIMSDDTAGAVRKFRLEVNKANSLFQRVLLLVDLDGPEEAREAWLAAQELVRYREQVFFMVQKMEAWFLAQPGVLHEFYAPKLPHALPGAPPTRVSHPDRELARCTRDHPKKGTYHKTAHGARLLALLRLPDLQRAFPDVARLAAAL from the coding sequence ATGGCAAAGTGCGTACTTTTTGTGGAAGGCAGCCAGAATACCAACAACGGTGACCTGCGCAACGGCTTTGGCAAACTGCTGGCGCAAGCCGGCCGCCCCATGCCGCAAATTATTATGTCAGACGACACGGCCGGGGCCGTTCGGAAGTTTCGGTTGGAGGTTAACAAGGCCAATTCCCTCTTCCAACGTGTATTGCTGCTGGTTGATTTGGATGGCCCGGAAGAAGCCCGCGAAGCGTGGCTAGCAGCGCAAGAGCTGGTACGATACCGCGAGCAGGTGTTTTTCATGGTGCAGAAAATGGAGGCTTGGTTTTTGGCGCAGCCCGGTGTGCTGCACGAGTTTTATGCCCCCAAGTTGCCCCATGCCCTACCCGGGGCACCGCCTACCCGCGTGTCGCACCCCGACCGTGAGTTGGCCCGCTGCACGCGGGACCATCCAAAAAAAGGGACGTACCACAAAACTGCGCACGGGGCCCGGCTATTGGCACTGCTGCGCCTGCCAGACTTGCAGCGTGCTTTCCCCGACGTAGCGCGCCTCGCAGCAGCCCTTTAA
- a CDS encoding type IIL restriction-modification enzyme MmeI — protein MPTPRQTVGVEAAAQAVLGARAAFPAESLATLYDPLTMPPALVRAHAALDRAVDACYRPAAFPTELSRLEFLFQAYRQLQAPLLPAAGPPAKRPRGRAA, from the coding sequence GTGCCTACCCCCAGGCAAACGGTCGGCGTGGAAGCCGCCGCGCAGGCGGTGCTGGGGGCCCGGGCCGCGTTCCCCGCCGAAAGCCTGGCCACCCTCTACGACCCGCTCACGATGCCCCCGGCCCTGGTGCGCGCCCACGCCGCCCTCGACCGCGCCGTGGATGCCTGCTACCGCCCCGCGGCCTTCCCCACCGAGCTGAGCCGGCTGGAGTTTTTGTTTCAGGCCTACCGGCAGCTGCAAGCGCCGCTGCTGCCCGCTGCGGGCCCCCCGGCCAAGCGCCCGCGGGGCCGGGCAGCGTAG
- a CDS encoding M1 family metallopeptidase — protein MTLKKEFFLLLLLLLAAQLANAQLMQPKMALTRADTLRGGQPAARTCYDIKYYHLDVRLDPAKQSVSGSNLFRFAATRDFTRLQFDLFANLAVEKVVYHGQPVPFTREANAVFVNFPRAIKKGAQDEFVVQYSGQPTVAKKAPWDGGLVFSKDAQGAPWVASACQGVGASIWWPTKDQQADEVDSMLISIRVPTGLQDVSNGRLRRVTDLKDGYTRFDWAVRNPINNYDVALNVGHFAHFSDVYQGEKGPLTLDYWVLPENLAKAKTHFAANVKPMLKSMEHWFGPYPFYEDGYKLVDAPHLGMEHQSAVAYGNKYLNGYLGRDRSGTGWGAGWDFIIVHESGHEWFGNNITSQDIADMWVHEGFTTYSEALFVESQYGKPAGQAYIHGQRLNIQNDAPIVGPYGVNKEGSSDMYDKGSNLLNMVRTVVNDDEKWRQMLRGLGKTFYHQTVTGDQVIAYLSKESGRDLSKIFAQYLQYRTLPILEIRFSKTQPPMCRWQASVPGFDLPVRVRTKGGEYRFLAPTTKWGPLALPGATLENVEVDTFNYYIGVLVE, from the coding sequence ATGACCTTGAAAAAAGAGTTCTTCCTCCTCCTACTGCTACTGCTGGCCGCGCAGCTCGCCAACGCCCAGCTGATGCAGCCCAAGATGGCCCTCACGCGGGCCGATACGCTGCGCGGCGGCCAGCCGGCGGCGCGCACCTGCTACGACATCAAATACTACCACCTCGACGTGCGCCTCGACCCGGCTAAGCAGTCGGTTAGCGGCAGCAACTTGTTTCGGTTCGCGGCTACGCGCGATTTCACGCGCCTGCAATTCGACCTGTTTGCCAACCTGGCGGTGGAGAAGGTGGTGTACCACGGCCAGCCGGTGCCGTTTACCCGCGAGGCCAACGCGGTGTTCGTCAACTTCCCGCGGGCCATCAAAAAGGGGGCCCAGGACGAGTTCGTGGTGCAGTACAGCGGCCAGCCCACCGTCGCCAAAAAGGCGCCCTGGGACGGCGGCCTGGTGTTTAGTAAGGACGCGCAGGGGGCCCCGTGGGTAGCCAGCGCCTGCCAGGGCGTGGGCGCCAGCATCTGGTGGCCCACCAAGGACCAGCAGGCCGACGAGGTGGATTCGATGCTCATCAGCATCCGCGTGCCTACGGGCTTGCAGGACGTGTCGAACGGCCGCCTGCGCCGCGTGACGGACCTGAAGGACGGCTACACGCGCTTCGACTGGGCCGTGCGCAACCCCATCAATAACTACGACGTGGCCCTGAACGTGGGTCATTTCGCGCATTTCAGCGACGTGTACCAGGGCGAGAAGGGGCCCCTGACGCTCGACTACTGGGTGCTGCCCGAGAACCTGGCCAAGGCCAAAACCCACTTCGCGGCCAACGTGAAGCCGATGCTCAAGAGCATGGAGCACTGGTTCGGGCCCTACCCGTTTTACGAGGACGGCTACAAGCTGGTGGACGCCCCGCACCTGGGCATGGAGCACCAGAGCGCCGTGGCCTACGGCAACAAGTACCTGAACGGCTACCTCGGGCGCGACCGCTCGGGTACGGGCTGGGGCGCGGGCTGGGACTTCATCATCGTGCACGAGAGCGGCCACGAGTGGTTCGGCAACAACATCACCAGCCAGGACATTGCCGACATGTGGGTGCACGAGGGCTTCACCACCTACTCGGAGGCCCTGTTTGTGGAGAGCCAGTACGGCAAGCCCGCCGGCCAGGCCTACATCCACGGGCAGCGCCTGAACATCCAGAACGACGCGCCCATCGTGGGGCCCTACGGCGTGAACAAGGAGGGCTCCAGCGACATGTACGACAAGGGCAGTAACCTGCTGAACATGGTGCGCACCGTGGTGAACGACGACGAGAAATGGCGCCAGATGCTGCGCGGCCTCGGCAAAACCTTCTACCACCAAACCGTAACCGGCGACCAGGTTATCGCCTACCTCAGCAAAGAATCGGGCCGCGACCTGTCCAAGATTTTCGCTCAGTACTTGCAGTACCGCACCCTGCCCATCCTGGAAATCCGCTTCAGCAAAACCCAGCCGCCCATGTGCCGCTGGCAGGCCAGCGTGCCGGGCTTCGACCTACCGGTGCGCGTGCGCACCAAGGGCGGCGAGTACCGCTTCCTCGCGCCCACCACCAAGTGGGGGCCCCTGGCCCTGCCCGGCGCCACCCTGGAAAACGTGGAAGTGGACACGTTCAACTACTACATCGGCGTGCTGGTGGAGTAG
- a CDS encoding DUF6960 family protein: MARPKPLIHGLYGWTPAYGFRYVHPANRRAFELLEPVGKLFEKVSEDEENEWLTLRYDEQQFLVRPELFQEIQRKPPFSFGDEVEEITPAPSQYRRFGLVADVFWNEATDQATYQIVERKRKLPRVYQADELRFG, from the coding sequence ATGGCCCGCCCCAAACCCCTTATTCACGGTCTATACGGCTGGACGCCGGCCTACGGCTTCCGCTACGTGCACCCCGCCAACCGCCGCGCCTTTGAGCTGCTGGAGCCGGTGGGCAAGCTCTTCGAAAAGGTCAGCGAAGACGAAGAAAACGAGTGGCTCACGCTACGCTACGACGAGCAGCAGTTCCTGGTGCGGCCCGAGCTGTTCCAGGAAATCCAGCGCAAGCCGCCCTTCAGCTTCGGCGACGAGGTGGAGGAAATAACGCCCGCCCCCAGCCAGTACCGCCGCTTCGGCCTGGTGGCCGACGTGTTCTGGAACGAGGCCACCGACCAGGCCACCTACCAAATCGTGGAGCGCAAGCGCAAGCTCCCCCGCGTGTACCAGGCCGACGAGCTACGGTTTGGGTGA
- a CDS encoding alpha-amylase family glycosyl hydrolase, with the protein MAPAAPSTHGGMGALPYDGGTTFRVWAPHADSVAVVGTFNDWKGQANALQREANGYWATDVAGARPGAEYKFEITNGDQTFRRNDPYAREVTNSAGNSVVFDPAFDWEDDNFQMPAWNDLVIYELHVGTFNAPDADRVGTFMSVVDKLPYLRDLGINCIELLPATEFPGARSWGYNPANPFALESDYGGPLAFKAMVKAAHQHGIAVVLDVVYNHFGPGDLDLWQFDGWSENGGGGIYFYSDWRAKTPWGDNRPDYGRPEVRQYIRDNALMWLEDYRVDGLRADAIAFVRNVEGEENPETDLPEGWSLMSWINAEIRAHMPWKITIAEDMRGNDGITAPVAKGGQGFDSQWDSAFVYPIHEAITTPNDADRDMHAVAGAILHTYNGDAFHRVIYTESHDEVANGKSRIPEEIIPGAADSWFPKKRAVLGAAIVLTAPGLPMLFQGQEFLAHSSFNDNEPLQWGRAEEFKGIVQLYRDLIRLRRNLDGHTRGLGGQHTRILHLNNEDKVIAFARWADGAGGPGDTVVVIANFADRTHEAYRIGLPAGGDWPCRFNSDWQGYDGSFGNFGCLSATAEAGKYDGLGWHGSVALAPYGVAVLAQ; encoded by the coding sequence ATGGCGCCCGCGGCCCCCAGCACGCACGGCGGCATGGGGGCCCTGCCCTACGACGGCGGCACCACGTTCCGGGTGTGGGCCCCCCACGCCGATTCGGTGGCCGTGGTGGGTACTTTTAATGATTGGAAAGGGCAGGCCAACGCCCTCCAGCGCGAAGCCAACGGCTACTGGGCCACCGACGTGGCCGGGGCCCGGCCCGGCGCCGAGTACAAGTTTGAGATTACCAACGGCGACCAGACCTTCCGCCGCAACGACCCCTACGCCCGTGAGGTGACCAACTCGGCCGGCAACTCGGTGGTGTTCGACCCAGCGTTTGACTGGGAAGACGACAATTTCCAGATGCCGGCCTGGAACGACCTCGTGATTTACGAGCTGCACGTGGGCACCTTCAACGCTCCCGACGCCGACCGGGTGGGTACGTTCATGAGCGTGGTGGACAAGCTGCCCTACCTGCGCGACCTGGGCATCAACTGCATCGAGCTGCTGCCGGCGACGGAGTTTCCGGGCGCGCGCTCGTGGGGCTACAACCCGGCCAATCCGTTTGCGCTCGAAAGCGACTACGGGGGGCCCCTGGCGTTCAAGGCGATGGTGAAGGCGGCCCACCAGCACGGCATCGCCGTGGTGCTCGACGTGGTGTACAACCACTTCGGGCCCGGCGACCTCGATTTGTGGCAGTTCGATGGCTGGAGCGAGAACGGCGGCGGCGGCATTTATTTCTACAGCGACTGGCGCGCCAAAACGCCCTGGGGCGACAACCGCCCCGACTACGGCCGGCCCGAGGTGCGCCAGTACATCCGCGACAACGCCCTGATGTGGCTGGAAGACTACCGCGTGGACGGCCTGCGGGCCGACGCCATTGCCTTCGTCCGCAACGTGGAGGGCGAGGAAAACCCCGAGACCGACCTACCCGAGGGCTGGAGCCTGATGAGCTGGATTAACGCGGAAATCCGGGCCCACATGCCCTGGAAAATCACCATTGCCGAGGACATGCGCGGCAACGACGGCATTACGGCCCCCGTGGCCAAGGGCGGCCAGGGCTTCGACTCGCAGTGGGACTCGGCCTTTGTGTACCCGATTCACGAGGCCATCACGACGCCCAACGATGCCGACCGCGACATGCACGCCGTGGCCGGTGCCATCCTCCACACCTACAACGGCGACGCCTTCCACCGCGTGATTTACACCGAAAGCCACGACGAGGTGGCCAACGGCAAGAGCCGCATCCCGGAGGAGATCATACCCGGCGCCGCCGATTCGTGGTTCCCCAAGAAGCGCGCCGTGCTGGGGGCCGCCATTGTGCTCACGGCCCCGGGCCTACCCATGTTGTTCCAGGGCCAGGAGTTTTTGGCCCACAGCTCGTTCAACGACAATGAGCCCTTGCAATGGGGCCGCGCCGAGGAATTCAAGGGCATCGTGCAACTGTACCGCGACCTGATTCGGCTGCGCCGCAACCTCGACGGCCATACCCGCGGCCTGGGCGGCCAGCACACCCGCATCTTGCACCTTAATAACGAGGACAAAGTCATCGCCTTCGCCCGCTGGGCCGACGGCGCCGGGGGCCCCGGCGACACGGTGGTGGTCATCGCCAACTTCGCCGACCGCACCCACGAGGCCTACCGCATCGGCCTGCCCGCCGGCGGCGACTGGCCGTGCCGCTTCAACTCGGACTGGCAGGGCTACGACGGCTCGTTTGGTAATTTCGGCTGCCTCAGCGCCACGGCCGAAGCCGGCAAATACGACGGCCTGGGCTGGCACGGCAGCGTGGCCCTGGCGCCCTACGGCGTGGCGGTGCTGGCCCAGTAG
- a CDS encoding YitT family protein, translating to MDENPASEAVAPLPLTGIAATVNAPNSELKNAAFIVAGVASAAFGLKGFLLSSHFIDGGVTGISMLLATVLRLPLSVLILVFNLPFIALGLNQLGKKFALRSAIGIGGLALVLALVPFPDVTHDHLLTAVFGGVFIGAGIGLAMRGGAVLDGTEIAALLVSRHVSLLKVSDLILILNLVIFSGAVAVLGTEAALYSMLTYFAAARVLEFVLNGIEQYTGVTIVSELSDDIRKAITEKLGRGVTMYQGKAGYGERGEMGQERDIVFTVVTRLELPGLRAQVKDIDPRAFIVQYRIDDAQGGIIKQRALH from the coding sequence ATGGACGAAAATCCCGCCTCCGAAGCGGTGGCACCGCTGCCCCTCACCGGCATCGCGGCCACCGTCAACGCCCCCAATTCAGAACTTAAGAACGCCGCCTTCATCGTGGCTGGTGTGGCCTCGGCGGCCTTTGGCCTGAAAGGATTTTTGCTGTCAAGCCACTTCATCGACGGCGGCGTAACCGGCATTTCCATGCTGCTAGCCACGGTGCTGCGCTTGCCGTTGTCGGTGCTGATTCTGGTGTTCAACCTGCCCTTCATCGCCTTGGGCTTGAATCAACTGGGCAAAAAATTTGCCTTGCGCAGCGCCATCGGTATCGGGGGCCTAGCCCTGGTACTGGCCCTGGTGCCGTTTCCCGACGTCACGCACGACCACCTGCTCACGGCCGTATTCGGGGGCGTGTTCATCGGGGCGGGTATTGGGCTGGCCATGCGCGGCGGGGCCGTGCTCGACGGCACCGAAATTGCCGCCCTGCTCGTGAGCCGCCACGTGAGCCTGCTCAAGGTCAGCGACTTAATTTTGATTCTCAACCTCGTCATTTTCAGCGGGGCGGTGGCCGTGCTCGGCACCGAGGCGGCACTGTACTCCATGCTCACCTACTTCGCCGCGGCGCGGGTGCTGGAGTTCGTACTCAACGGCATCGAGCAGTACACGGGCGTCACCATCGTGTCGGAGCTCAGCGACGATATCCGCAAGGCCATCACCGAGAAGCTGGGCCGCGGCGTGACCATGTACCAGGGCAAAGCCGGCTACGGCGAGCGCGGCGAAATGGGCCAGGAGCGCGATATCGTGTTCACAGTCGTTACGCGCCTGGAACTACCCGGCTTGCGCGCCCAGGTGAAGGACATCGACCCGCGCGCCTTCATCGTGCAATACCGCATCGACGACGCCCAGGGCGGCATCATCAAGCAGCGCGCCCTGCATTAA
- a CDS encoding nitroreductase family protein — protein sequence MAADITNVLTLEHEILPVLAQRRSPRAYADQPVPADVLHQVFAAASSASSCFGEQPWRFLVGTRAGSAEAYDKILASLAEFNQPWAKAAPVLVVSIAKTHFSHDSNPNAWATHDVGQAVATLAIQGAALGLQIHQMAGFSVDKVRASFGVPEGYAPVAVFTLGYPGDPAGLPDALRDRELAPRVRKPLAEFVFEGGWPQPEGERYDQAPV from the coding sequence ATGGCCGCCGATATTACCAACGTCCTCACTCTCGAACACGAAATACTGCCCGTGCTGGCTCAGCGGCGCAGCCCCCGCGCCTACGCCGACCAGCCCGTACCGGCCGACGTGCTGCACCAGGTTTTTGCCGCCGCCTCGTCGGCCTCGTCGTGCTTTGGCGAGCAGCCGTGGCGCTTCTTGGTGGGCACCCGCGCCGGTTCGGCCGAGGCCTACGATAAAATCCTGGCCAGCCTGGCCGAGTTCAACCAACCCTGGGCCAAAGCTGCCCCGGTGCTGGTGGTGAGCATCGCCAAAACGCACTTTTCGCACGATAGCAACCCCAACGCCTGGGCTACGCACGACGTGGGCCAGGCCGTGGCCACGCTCGCCATCCAGGGCGCCGCGCTGGGCCTGCAAATTCACCAAATGGCGGGCTTCTCGGTCGATAAAGTACGCGCTTCGTTCGGCGTGCCGGAGGGCTACGCGCCGGTGGCCGTGTTCACCCTCGGCTACCCCGGCGACCCCGCCGGCCTGCCCGACGCCCTGCGCGACCGCGAGCTGGCCCCCCGCGTGCGCAAGCCGCTGGCCGAGTTTGTGTTCGAAGGCGGCTGGCCCCAGCCGGAAGGTGAACGGTACGACCAAGCCCCGGTGTAA
- a CDS encoding DUF5694 domain-containing protein encodes MTAFRSFARFLLSLALLGPAAVATAQPKPAAPAKIKVYLVGTFHFGGSETDVHKGTKTDVRTPQMQRELDELVGKLAKTRADKVFIEFKLPDQPFADSTYALYRRGQLKASNNEVYQLAYRLAHKLNRPRVYCADADGVFDYPAAQAYAQQHGQEQILNNAFITPPQDSLGRLISARTGPRQTPNDIEQAPDKTLLARFIRENSEAAERAQMDAYLLDVARIGGGSSYAGADLAGEFFKRNVRIYTNLLRQVDLQHDRAIVLVIGQGHVAFLKDILKYNSLFEVADVVPLLQAK; translated from the coding sequence ATGACTGCTTTCCGCTCATTTGCCCGTTTCCTGTTGTCGCTCGCCCTGCTGGGGCCCGCCGCCGTGGCCACCGCCCAACCCAAGCCGGCGGCGCCCGCCAAAATCAAGGTGTACCTGGTGGGCACGTTCCACTTCGGCGGCTCCGAAACCGACGTGCATAAGGGCACCAAAACCGACGTGCGCACGCCCCAAATGCAGCGCGAACTGGACGAGCTGGTGGGCAAACTTGCCAAGACGCGGGCCGATAAGGTGTTCATTGAGTTCAAGTTGCCGGACCAGCCGTTTGCGGACAGCACCTACGCCCTGTACCGCCGGGGCCAGCTCAAGGCCAGCAACAACGAGGTGTACCAGCTCGCCTACCGCCTGGCCCACAAGCTGAACCGGCCCCGGGTGTACTGCGCCGACGCCGACGGCGTGTTCGACTACCCCGCCGCCCAGGCCTACGCCCAGCAGCACGGCCAGGAGCAAATCCTGAACAACGCCTTCATCACGCCGCCGCAGGACAGCCTGGGTCGCCTCATCAGCGCCCGCACGGGGCCCCGCCAAACCCCCAACGACATCGAGCAGGCCCCCGACAAAACGCTGCTGGCCCGCTTCATCCGCGAAAATAGCGAGGCCGCTGAGCGCGCCCAAATGGACGCCTACCTGCTCGACGTAGCCCGCATCGGGGGCGGTAGCAGCTACGCGGGGGCCGACCTGGCGGGCGAGTTCTTCAAGCGCAACGTGCGCATCTATACTAACTTGCTGCGGCAGGTGGACTTGCAGCACGACCGGGCCATTGTGCTCGTCATCGGGCAGGGGCACGTGGCGTTTTTGAAGGATATTCTCAAGTACAACTCCCTGTTTGAGGTGGCCGACGTGGTACCGCTGCTGCAAGCCAAGTAG